Proteins found in one Thunnus maccoyii chromosome 5, fThuMac1.1, whole genome shotgun sequence genomic segment:
- the exosc6 gene encoding exosome complex component MTR3, which translates to MPTDTKRVRGPEVSQSPHLFACKPAAVLPSHGPRADGRPRDQVDVRPVFVRCGLVSQAKGSAYMEAGNTKLMSCVYGPRETERKDETDMKCGRLTTDMRFAPFSCPERGSWIQGSQDKDLSLMLHESLQPAVCLHKYPRSQIEVNVMVLENSGSVLAHAVTCASLALADAGIEMYDLVLGCAIRQDGASYVVDPTYAEENSCSSVSGENQGGLTVAFLPSLNQISGLQSDGEMTEETLTAGVRTCIEGCYKIYPVVQQALAKAVRRAAPPPSES; encoded by the exons ATGCCGACTGACACCAAGCGAGTACGCGGCCCAGAGGTGTCTCAAAGCCCGCATCTGTTTGCGTGCAAGCCGGCAGCCGTCCTGCCCTCGCACGGTCCCAGAGCGGACGGTCGGCCGCGGGATCAGGTGGACGTCCGGCCTGTTTTCGTCCGGTGCGGGCTTGTGAGCCAGGCCAAAGGGTCCGCGTACATGGAGGCTGGAAACACCAAGCTGATGAGCTGCGTCTACGGTCCCAGAGAAACTGAGCGGAAAGATGAGACCGATATGAAATGTGGAAG GTTGACTACTGATATGCGTTTCGCTCCATTCTCCTGCCCAGAGAGGGGCTCCTGGATTCAGGGCAGTCAGGACAAGGACCTCTCCCTGATGCTGCATGAGAGTCTGCAGCCAGCTGTGTGCCTCCACAAATACCCCCGCTCTCAGATCGAGGTCAACGTGATGGTTCTTGAAAACAGTGGTTCGGTCCTGGCACATGCCGTCACATGCGCCTCTCTCGCTCTCGCAGATGCAGGGATTGAAATGTACGATCTGGTGCTGGGCTGTGCCATTCGGCAGGACGGCGCTTCTTATGTGGTCGACCCTACTTATGCGGaagaaaacagctgcagctctgtTAGCGGTGAGAACCAAGGCGGTCTGACGGTTGCATTCCTGCCCAGCCTGAACCAGATTTCTGGGCTGCAGTCAGATGGAGAAATGACTGAAGAGACTCTTACAGCTGGGGTTCGGACCTGCATCGAGGGATGCTATAAAATATACCCGGTCGTCCAACAAGCTCTGGCCAAGGCTGTACGCAGGGCTGCTCCCCCACCATCAGAGAGCTGA
- the LOC121897848 gene encoding homeodomain-interacting protein kinase 3-like has product MGSLISQFSTRHIILSGNLSDYQIQRLIGEGTFGKVAYCTTVGTKENVAVKILKKTPTNLQNGTREVQILRKTNNLDPDEYNLVRFIEFFVHQDKVCLAFEKLDQTLCDLIKDNGKLNVKEIRPIVQQMLVALDALNKIGIIHTDIKPDNIMLVDHRERPFKVKLIDFGVAILASENHQGKTMQPLIYRSPEVILGLPITAAIDMWSLGCVLAYLYVGRDLYGRAVCEYDMLRLTVHLQGQPRKELLNDGTKTQNFFFASEAKWRLKTPAESDFEGGRDVAKGLCMRSLDDLYHPKPKQGCEHEDTQTFLSLLKQMLHPDWDRRITPSEALQHSFITEGHLHVESTSGPISEVATASRVLTISRPTHADPPDGHEEGSYNLRRN; this is encoded by the coding sequence ATGGGAAGCTTAATTTCACAATTCTCTACCAGGCACATAATTCTGTCTGGCAACTTGTCTGACTACCAAATCCAAAGGTTGATTGGAGAGGGGACCTTTGGGAAAGTTGCCTATTGCACTACAGTAggcacaaaagaaaatgttgcaGTCAAGATCCTGAAGAAAACCCCAACTAATCTCCAGAATGGTACACGAGAGGTGCAAATACTGAGAAAGACCAACAATCTGGATCCAGACGAGTACAATTTAGTTCgttttattgaattttttgTTCATCAGGACAAAGTTTGTCTggcatttgagaagcttgatcAGACCCTATGTGACTTGATAAAGGATAATGGAAAACTTAATGTAAAGGAAATCCGGCCAATAGTACAACAGATGCTTGTGGCACTAGATGCACTCAACAAGATTGGCATAATTCACACGGATATAAAGCCTGACAATATTATGCTCGTGGATCACAGGGAGCGTCCTTTTAAAGTCAAACTAATAGATTTTGGTGTGGCTATTCTGGCCTCTGAAAACCATCAAGGCAAGACAATGCAACCTTTGATATACAGATCTCCAGAGGTCATACTGGGGCTTCCAATCACTGCCGCCATAGATATGTGGTCTCTTGGGTGCGTCCTAGCCTATCTGTATGTTGGCAGGGACCTGTATGGTAGGGCAGTGTGCGAATACGACATGTTAAGATTAACTGTACATTTGCAAGGTCAGCCGAGAAAGGAGCTGCTGAATGATGGGACTAAAACCCAGAATTTTTTCTTTGCTTCTGAAGCAAAATGGAGGCTGAAGACACCAGCAGAGTCTGATTTTGAAGGAGGACGTGATGTGGCAAAGGGTTTATGTATGCGATCTCTAGATGACCTGTACCACCCAAAGCCAAAACAAGGATGTGAGcatgaagacacacagacatttcTGAGTCTGTTAAAACAGATGCTGCATCCAGATTGGGATAGAAGAATTACTCCCAGTGAAGCTTTGCAACATTCATTTATTACAGAGGGACACCTGCATGTAGAATCAACTTCTGGCCCAATTAGTGAAGTTGCCACAGCTTCCAGAGTTCTTACTATAAGTAGGCCTACACATGCAGATCCACCAGATGGGCATGAAGAAGGATCCTACAACTTGAGaagaaactaa